aagagacccaacactacctctTTTACTTTGAAATACCTATCATATTAATACTCAGCACAGATCTCTCTAttctccatgtccttctccttggtaaatatatGATGTAAAGAACTCATTGAGAACCTCATCCACATCCTTTGTATTCAAGAAAATGTTtctccctttatccttgagtggtcctactcTCTTCCTAGCtatcctcttgctcctgatgTATATGTAGCATATCTtggaattctctttaatcctatttgACTTAAGACTTTTCATGGTCCCTCCTGGCTTTGAGTTCTTGTacggcttctttataatcctgaaAGCTCTGTTTGACTCTAACTTCCTAAACTTTGCATACTGTTCCTTTTTCTTCTggtctaaattcatcacctctctcaacattcaaggttctcttacctttccatccttgtccttccttctgattggaacatacctgtcctgttCCTCTgtgcagctggtctttaaacaagcTCCACGTGCTAGATGTGGACTTGACCAAAAACAAATATTCGTAATTTGCCCATCTCCAATTTATTGCTCTCCCACTAGTTCCATACTTTAGCTATAGCTATCTGAAAACTTAACAGTGTTTCCTAACTGTTCACACCCTGACAGGtcggtcacctggccaggctcactacccaacaccaggtccagtacagccaCCACTCTTGTTGAACTATTTACGTATTGATTTAGGAtaccctcctggatgcacctaacaaattctgccacaTTTAAACTGCTTGCACTATGAAGGACCCAGTTGAAATGAGGGAAGCTGAAGTCCACCCCCATGATAACAACTCCACACCcttccttaatctgcctgcatatttgtTCCTAAATGTCCCAGGGGCTATTGGGGGTCTGTAGTgcaatcccatcagagtgattgcacccttcctatttttAAGTACTACCCATACAGACTCAGTTGTTGAGCCATCCATTATGTCCCCTCAGAGTGCAGCTATGATATtatccctgattagtagtgcaaacccctccctctctctattctaaaacatcaaaaccctGCGATATTAAGTGCACATTCCTGTCCccctctcaaccaagtctctgcaatggctACAACATTCTAGTGCCATGAACTGATCCAAGCTCattctcctagcattaaaatacctCCACTTCAAATTGCCCGTCCTATCTTGTCTACTATTTTGTTTTGCCTGTTTTTGCTGGCCCTGACATCTATCTTCCTCTCTATCCCTCCATATTTtgatctggcactctggttcccattcccctgctaaagtagtttaaaccttcccaagTAGCACTAGTGAtcctcccagccaggatattggttcccctccagtttaggtgcaatcCACCCCTCTTGTACAGATCGCCCTGCTGCTGGGTTGTGATAGgtcattctccccccacccccccagcgaggtatccaaaggggtatacttgttgctgagtgGAATGACCACAGGGGAGCCATGCAGTGACTGTTTACTTTCCTTACTTCTGGTGGTCACCAATCTACTATGAAACCTGCACTTGACCAGCTCCGTAAAAGCTTCATCTATGAAGTTTTCAACCCCCTGCATGGCCCTGAGTACATCCAGCTTCAGTTCCATGACCCAGATGCCAAGACTAATTTGTTTTCTATCTACTAACTTAATAAAAAAAAGTGCCTATTTATAAAATTGAAGGAAGCTAAAAAGTAGGCTTAGAGCCTGGTTTTAAGTTTTGGTCTCCCCTGCCCCTCCTTTCTTGATCTAACCCTAGAACAAGCTTTCCTAAATAGTTGTTATGATACTCAGTTGTGAATGAATGGAAAGCTGCTGGATTTCTACATTGAAAGGACAAAAGAGCAAAAACACAAGTCAGAATTAAAATACGAAACTGTTTATTTAGCCTAGTTATGGAATTACCAAAGAATAATCTACTGCTGATATGGAAAATAGCTGAATTGATCCTCTACAGTTATTTGTGTATTTCCACAGTTCAAATTCCTTCATACACACATAGAGCCTGACCATAAATGGGTTCATAATTTCTGTCTTAACCACAAAGGCAAGGATTCAATTCACTACAAATATTTGAAGTTTCTCCAGCTGTCAGTTCTAAAAGTTCATCTTTTATCTGTGGCCTCTTTTAATAAACTAAGAAGAATTTGCTATCATCTTCCCTTTCATACCTACTCCTGATTTTCAGTGTTCAACTATAAACCTATAATTTCAGTTATTTAATAAAAAATTATCTTTCACATCAGTAGTAGATTATTCACTGGTAATTCCATAAATTTATTATTTGAGGAATATGAATGGAATGAAGCACTTCTacataaaacaaaacagaaactgCTTTCTACATCTGTTGACAAGTGATGCATAACACCTGTGCATACCTAGGTTAGGTAAAGACTATTTTGTACAAAAGAAAGTAATCATCAGCCCTTTGCATTCTAATATACTGTCATTGACATTAGCATTGGCCTGAAAATTAGAATTCCTAAAGTACCATGGCTATGGGAGCAGGTCAACATCAGTGCAAACTGCATTGCTGCTGACCTACTCCTGTCACTATGGTACTTCAGGTATGATTTCCCTAAATCTTTTCACTATCTCAAAGCATAAACCAGAACCTTGTTGAAATGTTCCCTTGTCTGGTTGACTGCAGAGGACTTTGCTTTGATACAATTTGTTGAAGGAATCAACAAAAACTTTGATGTAGTTCCCAAGTGAAGATGTCTATTTCAACAGGGAAGATGGAAGAGAATGttgaagtagagacactgccctGCTTGAACTTCAGTTTGAATTGGGGTTACCTGTGTGGTGAACCAGGTTAGAGTAACACCTTTACATAAACTGTGATTCTCAGCCTTTTTGAGAGTTGATTTCCAGTAAAATACCATTAACATAGAGCAATAATGTGCAGGAACAGCCTTTTGGCCAGCAATGTTGTGCTAAGCTAATTAAATTTGTAATCAAGCCCCCAACTAAACTAGTGCCTTTTGCCTACAGAATGTCAATATGCTTCCACTTCCTGCACATTCAGGTGCCTTTCTGAGGGCCTTTTGAATGCCTCAATTGTATTTCCCTTCACCATCaccttggcagtgcattccaagcacccaccattcactgtatgtaaaataaaaataagcCCCACTCATCTTTTTTGAAATTACCTTCttgcaccttaaatgcatgccctctgttcTTGAATAGTTCAACCATGTGGGGAAGACGATGCTGTATGTCTGCTCTGTCAGTGCCATAATCATATGAACTTGtttcagatctctcctcagcctctgccattccagagaaaacaatgcatGTTTGTCCAGGCTCTCCTTATAGCAAatgccctctaatctaggcagcatatTGGTAACCCTTGTCTGCGCCCCCTCCAAAgcctccagatgtgacctaattGGAGTTGTATAAAGGTGCAGCAGAACTTCTCAACACTTGAACTCAGTTCTTaattaataaaggcaagcatgccatatgcttcCATTACCACCCTGTCCAACCAATTTAGCCACTATTAGAGAGCTGTGGACTATTTGTTGGCTCCTTTACATCATATATTTGTTTAATTGCTGAGTAACTCACTATTTAATGGTAAATTTATTTTGTGCTTTCTATCTTCATTCATTGACTGTGGGTGGGCGTCATTCTTTTTTTTTATGTCCTTGAACTGATTGATTTGCCACAACATTTTAGAGGGGACTTAATTTGGAATTGCACATAGGTCAGATAAGGTAATAACTCAGATCTGTCCCCACAAGTCATCAGAAGCAATCTGACAATTTCATTACAAGCACCctttttttgttaattttatgTTTAATTAATTGTCATTTAATTCAGAGTTTAAATTTACCTATCTGTTTTGGTGGGATATGAGCTTATCTTTAAAATAGTGGTTCACATGTCTCTGAAAATTGAGGCACATAATTACACAGTTGAGCACAGGACTGGGCAGAGTTATAAGAAATGACAAAAGTAATAAGTGTTTGTCCATGTCCTTGATTTTCTGTTGCAGACAGATTCTTCTGCTTCAGGAATAGAAGgcatttactttgtttaaataaAAATCCATTGGATTGTGCTTTGTGAAGGCAGTGATATCTGAATGAATGTTGTACCAATTTTGCTAATATAATAGCTAGAATACAACACAAATTACAGATTCTAATTGGGTCAGGTAGAGCAGTTTGTGTCATAATTGAGCTCCTAACCAATGTGTTTAGATTTATTGTTGCTTTTATATGCAAGTTAtgttgggagaggggaaggagattATTCAACCCTGGACAAACTGGACACATTTGTCTTTATCCATTCATCCAACAAAAATATTGCTGTTACATCTCCCTGAGTAAAAGTACTTTTCATTATTGAACATCATAGAGAAATATTGCATTTAAAGGTGAGGAGCTATTACAGTCGTACACAACTCTATCTTCTGCAGGAATCCAGAGATCAGCTGCACAAACACTAACTTACCAAAATCTCAGCTCACGATCGAGCTCAATAATTGGGCCATAAAGCCATCATGATGAAATTATTAATTGATTACATGGTATTGGTTGAACTTGGGCCTTTCTGGCATGGTTTAATGCTGTTGCAATCTGTGATTCTTCCTTCTGTACCTTTAAATGATTATACCAGGTGTTGCTTCTTCAACACCAATGTCATAAATAAGGAAGTATGTGGAATAGGAGAGCATGAGAACTGTTGAATACATCTGTATTTTGAATTGATGATAATGTTATATTTAGCTGCTATTTTTCCCTTGTGTAGAAGAATTGGGTGTACCATTCACCAGCCTGACTCAAGTTGAAACATCTTACCACCCTGTAGACTGCAGTGACCCATCTTTGAGCAGTGCAGTCATAATGGATGATCACTTAGTTTCAAATGTGATGAAGACAGAGGTCACAGTTAATGCTGAACTGCAAGCACCAATAAACAACTCACTGCAACAGGAGAACTTGGGACATGGCACTAAAGCTCCTATATTCACAGAACCATTGCCACCCTCTTCCAGAAATACTGGCTGTGCGATGGACACTATGGTACTTACCAGCAGCACCATGAGCACTGTTGCCCCAGTTTCACCTTTGGAACGTGCCCCCAAGAAAGATAAACTTGTAAATGAAGTAAGAGAAATCGCACAAGCCAAAGAACCCCAAGTAACAAAAGTACCTGtggagaagaaaaagaaaaagaaaaagcgtTCGCATCCAAAGGCATCTCAACCTGTAGGAGATGTTCCAGCTAAAGCTAAAGATGTACATAAAACTATTTCTGCTCAGCGGCTAGAAGAGCTGTCTGCTGGAGTGATACCGGAGCATAAAGAAATTGTCTTgaacactgagagatcatttaaagAAGCAACAGGAATGAAGGAAAAAGCAAAACAGGTGGATAATGCATCAAGCCAAGACAATGCTTGGGCAACAGGAAGTGCAGGGGATAAAATGGCAACTGCTCCGGTGCAAAATATTAAAGCTGCTTCAGAGGGTCATAAAACAGCTATGGTAGGGAGCCAGAGAGGAGAATTAAGATTTTCAGAGAGCTCAGCACAGGTAGAATCAATTTCTGAAGTGGAATTGACTGAGCACCCTTTGGATTCCTGGAACAGGGAGGTGACCTCCCTTGAACCTGTCCAAGCAGGTGAGGTCGAAAAAGTAATAGAGCCACCTTTAGAAGAGTGGAGTGGTGAAAATGCTTCTTGCAAATCGCAGAAAGAGTCTAAGGAAAACAAGTTAGTAATGCCTTCTCTGGAACTTAGGGATATAGATAATGCTCCCTCTGAGTCAAAGGAAATGCCTGAAATTAAGGAGATAGGAGGATCTTATCTTGAACATGTGGATCCAAAAACTATTCACTCTGGATCAAAGCAGCCATCTAAAGTGGAAGAAATAGTAGAGACCCCTCTAGAAAATAGTAGGGAAATTACTGCTCCTGTGTCACAGGAATCCTCTAAAGTGGGAGAAGCACAGACCCTACTGAAACTTGGAGGTGAAGAAAATGATTCCCCTAAGATGCATCTGTCACCTGAGGTGATAGAAATGGCAGAGCCCCTAACTGAGAATCTAGGTAGAGAAATGTCTTCCCTTGAGTGGAAGGAAGTACCTGAGATAAGGGAGATGGCAAGCACTTGTGTAGAACATGTTGCTAGTCAAGATATTCCTACTCACTCAGAGCACCTGCCTGCAGAGGGGATGGTAGAGAACTCTCAACTTGTTAGTAAAAGAGTTGCTCCCCCTGAATCAGGGCAAACGTCTGAAATGAACAAGGAAGCAGAGATCCATCTAGATCATATGGGTAGAGAAATGGATAGTCTTGATTCTCAACAAATGCCTTTGGtaaaggagatagcagagatgcTTATAGGTGACGTAGATATTCCTCTTGAATCAAATAAATTGCCCGAGGTGGAGGAGGTGATTGGGCATTCTTTGGAGCAAGTTGATAGACAAGCTATTCCCCAACACTcagaggagacagcaggagtgacaAAGTTAGCAGAAAGCCCTTTGACCTCTATGTACGTAGAGGCGGGTGTCCTTGAACCAGAGCAAGTATCAGAGTTGAAGGACATAGTAGAGAGTTCTCAACaacatctgagtgaagaattggGCTCCCTTGAGTTAATGCAAACAAATGAGGTGAAGGAGATAGTGGAACCCTCTTTGACAAGAGAATCAGGTGACGTTGAATCACAGCATTCATCAGAGGTAATGGGCGTGATAGAGACCCCTCTTGAACATGCAAATACCGAAGTGACTCCCCTAGATTTACAGCACACTGCTGAAGAGACATGGGTAGTGGATGCTTCTTCAGAGCTTCGTGGTACTGAACTTACATCCACTGAATCACAACAGAACTCTGAGATAAAAAAGCATGAGAGTCCACCACATTGTTGGGATAGTGAATCTGCTTCCCCTGAATTGCAGCAAAGTTCTGAGATGAATGAGATGACAGAGAGTCCTCTAGAATGTCAAACTGAAGTCAAACTCTCTGAGTGCACTGACCAAGTTGCATCCCTATCACTGAAGCAGGAAGCATCAAAAGCACCAGATAATAATGAGGGGAAAAGTCCAAAGTCACCATTGAGAAAAGGAGGTGCAAAACTCCTCCAAAAGCAAGGGTTCATGAAAGGTATTTCACAGAAGGAGACCGGTGCAAAAGTGTCTCCTGAACAGCACAGGGCCTTGAAGAGCTCAATACAACCAAAAGTCACAAAGGTTTTAAACCAACGACGAGGAGATAATGTGCCAGTAGAACCAAAGGACTCTGGAGATGTTAATGCACAGTCTAACCAGGGGCATCTGGATGAAGGAACTCCTCAAGATGAAGGTGTGTTCCAAGAGCACTTTTCCCCTCTATCTTCCTCTTACCCCATTCCTCTCCCCAGCTTCAACTTACAATATCTTGTCATCGGAATTTCAACTGACTGTAATGGCACAGCATGATACCTTACATTGGTTTACTAAAGCACCCATTATTTTGCATGCTCTATTTTTCTTGAACTTGTAATTAATCCATTGCTTACTAACCGCAAGGATTATATTGGATGAAATTAGCAACCTGTGTTTAGTGGGTATCTTTACAGCATGGCACTTGAATGATTTAAAGGTGATTTTGAGAGCTGTTGCTTACTCTTTGATGCTAAGTTCACTTTTACAGATCTGAAGAATAAAAACGGTAAGTGTTTAACCATGTAACTGGATGTCATATGCTTGTATTTGAAAATTAGAATATGTTTCACTTTACCAAAAGCAAATTTATTCAGAAATATTCATTTGTGAACACTCCTGGCTTGTCTACAATAATAGTAAATTCTACTTAATGTATTTTCATAAATTACCAAAGTTGTACATATTAATACTGCATTACCTTGAACTTAGAAGCTACGGGGGGAGAAGACAATACAATTTAAGTCAAGACTTTAAAAAATAACATAGAAAATGTTTTGTAAAAGTTGTCTTATGAAAGTAGTGACAATCAGTTAGGAAGCATGATGAGGGGTTACTGAGGCTCTAAGTCAAGTGAGTGAAgtgtattgtcatttaactacatgcaTGTTTATATGGTATATAACCatgtaatgtatatagaaatgagacaatgtcTCTTCTAACCagctgtaaagcacagtagtacaggTACCACACAATaatttatgaaggtaaggataaaatctgtaGATCAATCACACATATAACAAACTAAAgtaaaattaaatattgtaacatACGGaatagattaaccagtgacactttgaatacaacgcggctgggagttcagaagcctaatgccctgggggaagaaactgtttggcatcctgactgttcttgttttttttgcatcttagtctcctgcctgaaggtagaaagtcaaagaacttgctggatggatgggtgggatcctttataATACTAggggccctgtgtatgcagcactcctggaaaatgtccctgatggatggtagggagatccTCAAGATCCTCTCAGCTGTTGTCACAGTTCTTTCTAGGAATTTATGGTCTGATGCTCAACTgatcccataccagatggagatgtaacttgtcaggacgctgtcactggtgctcctgtaaaacacagttaagatgggggATGGAGGCCTTGCTTGCCTtaaccttcttaggaagtggaggttcTGCTGTGCcgccttgttcagggaggtgatattaagagaCCAGATGAGGATATCTGTGATGTGGACTCCCAGGAAGTTGGTACTCTTAACTCTCTATGGAGGAGATGAAGAATGGTTTGTCTGCAGCGTCCTGAAATCCTCAattatttcctttgtcttctccacattcaagCTTAGATTGACACATGTTTTGTATTCTCCATACAAAGTACTTGCTCTTTTATTCAAAATCAGTATAAAGTTTAGATTAGCTGTATCAGTTCGCTAATTTTTTCCTGTTTGTTATATGAAGTAGTCACTGAAGAGTTAGCAAAAATTGTCTTATCAatttaactatgtcactcttTGGTGGGAAAGATAAGAAGTTCATTCTTTTTAATGTTGAGATTCTTTTTTAGCAAATCGGATGAAATGTTTGAATCAGGCAAAGATACAGGATCAAGAGGGCAGAAAGGGTATGGGTTTGATTTTAGAATGGTCATGGTCATGAGTATGACAATTTGAAAATAGCCTGGTGCACTTCATCTAATTCATATCACATCATTGGGACAAATCAAGAAGTTGTCTTACAATATTGACAGCATATATATGTCAATCATTGTTGATAAGTGAAAAGTAAAATAGTTAAATTTGTACGGATTAAAGCAACTTTGgttatttgtttttaaaaatacTTGAAGTTTTGATATTCATCAAGCTATAGCAATCTTTCAGTATTTAAAAACAATCTGTGAGGATATCTATTGTTAAATACTTCTGGCATCGGCCTAAAACTTGCCAAGCTCTTGGTAGATTCAGTCACGTTCACCTCTTCAGGATAAGATGTATTTCTGTGCAATGTAAGCTGAATTTGATTCTCCAGATTAACAATGAGTCATGATTTTTGCATTGGGAGATGTTATTTGTTATATCCATTTTAGTATGCTAGGTTGagatttaatatttatttattttattattagttaGTGATACAGTGctaagtaggcccttctggcccttcaagctatgCCGCGCAATCCCCAGCAAAGCtgattaatcctaacctaatcacgggacaatttacaatgactaattaatctacccaataggtctttggactgtgggaggaaaccagagcacctaggaAAATCCCtggattccacagggaggacgtagagactccttacagaatggtgctggaattgaactccaaactccggaacgCCCTGAGCcataatagcattgcgctaactgctcTGCTACCATGGCTCCCAATAGATCTTGCAGATGAGATATTTTCTGCATATTTCTAATTTTCCCTGTGTCATTTTAAAGGGTCTGCATTTGAGATTAAACTTGTATATATAGATACTGTGTTTGTTGCCTGAATAATACTGGGGGAATAGGCTGCATGGCTTTTTCTTGCTTTTGTCTCTCTCTTGCCTTGAAATTTAGCAAAGTAAAGGCTGAGGCCTGTTCTTTTGATCGTCACAAAGTCTACCGCTCATTTGTTGATGAGCTTTTTTGAAAAAGTGTGTGGTTTAGCATAGATGCATTGGAATATAAGATTGTATCCTAAAAGTAATGGGCTTCCTGTTATTTTGAAATTCgatttttctttttttgattCTGCTCTTTACTGTAGGTTGCTGGGCTTTCTCCGTTGAAAGGTAGAGGTTCATGAACCAGCAAATTTAAACTTGCATGTATTTGGAGACCTCTGAAAATATTGATATCTCTGAGGTACTCCTTGTACTTAAGAA
This sequence is a window from Hemitrygon akajei chromosome 1, sHemAka1.3, whole genome shotgun sequence. Protein-coding genes within it:
- the LOC140729553 gene encoding uncharacterized protein isoform X7 — its product is MHNVPVGDELLNFGNKHHDEEEVAMNLMSQSAQMSTESPFRLTGTIEEHGAEELLNLEPMQSPAHEIKGSTTSSSEPLLPNSPTEVTEEPTFEEKENQESVQLSFEEMASQEEEIVDSTLKTRVTELEGNLVAEVRPLEEDLEKTELPMMPTLKSMESAQTMEEELGVPFTSLTQVETSYHPVDCSDPSLSSAVIMDDHLVSNVMKTEVTVNAELQAPINNSLQQENLGHGTKAPIFTEPLPPSSRNTGCAMDTMVLTSSTMSTVAPVSPLERAPKKDKLVNEVREIAQAKEPQVTKVPVEKKKKKKKRSHPKASQPVGDVPAKAKDVHKTISAQRLEELSAGVIPEHKEIVLNTERSFKEATGMKEKAKQVDNASSQDNAWATGSAGDKMATAPVQNIKAASEGHKTAMVGSQRGELRFSESSAQVESISEVELTEHPLDSWNREVTSLEPVQAGEVEKVIEPPLEEWSGENASCKSQKESKENKLVMPSLELRDIDNAPSESKEMPEIKEIGGSYLEHVDPKTIHSGSKQPSKVEEIVETPLENSREITAPVSQESSKVGEAQTLLKLGGEENDSPKMHLSPEVIEMAEPLTENLGREMSSLEWKEVPEIREMASTCVEHVASQDIPTHSEHLPAEGMVENSQLVSKRVAPPESGQTSEMNKEAEIHLDHMGREMDSLDSQQMPLVKEIAEMLIGDVDIPLESNKLPEVEEVIGHSLEQVDRQAIPQHSEETAGVTKLAESPLTSMYVEAGVLEPEQVSELKDIVESSQQHLSEELGSLELMQTNEVKEIVEPSLTRESGDVESQHSSEVMGVIETPLEHANTEVTPLDLQHTAEETWVVDASSELRGTELTSTESQQNSEIKKHESPPHCWDSESASPELQQSSEMNEMTESPLECQTEVKLSECTDQVASLSLKQEASKAPDNNEGKSPKSPLRKGGAKLLQKQGFMKGISQKETGAKVSPEQHRALKSSIQPKVTKVLNQRRGDNVPVEPKDSGDVNAQSNQGHLDEGTPQDEAKPEETTAENVTKRETAAVSKEHPVTPDAKGKVGTLTTKISPTKTKPQPSASLKRPAAAVPSPNKKINTTTMTAATTSKRLPSSPARSFSATTKDVKPKATESKSPTKPLSSRPPSAGVTKTPSNTTVKSSTTSLQKGAATAGSTPRNTTASTPRRPTSIKTEPKSTEVRKPLSAKSPLGETGRPKATSTTSIKSAGTTPSTPSTPLGVSSPGTPSSNTSRAPRTLALKTTAASEAKRVTPISRTASKPTVAAVPKQPRPASAPAPDLKNVKSKIGSTDNIKHQPGGGKAKSVEKKPDPVRLNRKVEPSTVNRVAKTTATKDSQKQTNGKVQIVNKKVDYSHVQSKCGSKDNIKHVPGGGNVQIPKAKVDVNRVSSKCGSKTNLKHKAGGGDVKIETSKTNFKNKAESKIGSLDNLNHTPGGGNVKIESHKLKFRENAKARTDHGADIVYKSPVSDNTSPLCSTSLTESLSSLGSPQLAIPAGYVSATLAQQSL